ACTAGGACACTGGGCAAGCGACAGCCCGAAGGCCCGCCGCCCGCACCCGCGGTGCAGCGCATCCGACTGCGCTACACCAAGCGCGGCCGCCTGAGGTTCACCAGCCACCGAGACTTCCAGCGCGCCTTCGAGCGTGCGCTGCGCCGCGCCGAGGTGCCCATGGCGTACTCGGCCGGATTCACGCCGCACCCGAAGGTGTCGTACGCCAATGCCGCACCCACCGGCACGGGCAGTGAGGCGGAGTACCTGGAGATCGCGCTCACCACACGGCGCGACCCCGAGACCCTGCGCGTCCTCCTCGACGAGTCGCTGCCCACCGGGCTCGACATCGTCGAGGCGGTCGAGGCACGGAGCTCGGGCCTCGCCGACCGGCTCACGGCCTCCGTCTGGGAGCTGCGGCTGGACGGCGTCGACCCGGCGGACGCCGGGCGCGCGGTCGAGGCCTTCAACCGGGCCGGGACCGTCGAGGTGCAGCGGATGACCAAGAACGGCGTCCGTACCTTCGACGCCCGCCCGGCCGTGGTGAGTCTGGAAACGCACGGTGCACCGGCTGATAGGCCTACCGACCAGCCCTGTGCGATACTGCGGCTGGTTGTTCGGCACGTGACGCCTGCCGTACGACCCGACGACGTCCTGTCCGGTCTCCGCGCCGTGGCCGACCTGGCGCCGCCGGTCCCCGCAGCGGTGACCAGGCTGGCGCAGGGGCTGCTCGATGAAGAGACCGGCACGGTGACCGACCCGCTCGCGCTCGACCGCGAGGCAGCCGAGGCCCTGACGGCCGCACCGGCCGCCGCCGCGACGGCGCCGGACGGTTCCGCGTAGGGACGGACGTCGTAGCGCCGCCCTCGTACTCGGGAGCCACCTGGGTCGGGCAGCGCACCGACCAGAAGACTTTCGCCAGGCCGTACCGACAAGGCGTACGGAACCGGCGAGACAGGACACAGAGTGCTCCCGTGCGGCGCCCGCGCCCCGGACGGCGGCCATCGCGGATCACGCGGGCCGTGGACGTCAACGGCGGACGGTCCATCGAGACCGACGCCGGACCAGGCGCGGCGCCCGGGAGCCTGACGGGAGAAATGCCCGCATGCTCGAGCCGACCGAACCCCATGAGGGTTCCGAACTGAACACACCCAGCGACACCCTGCCGCCGCGCAGGCGTCGCCGTGCCGCCTCCCGCCCGGCGGGCCCGCCGGCCGCGGCCGAGGCGCCCACCGAGGTGACCCTGCCGGCCATACCGGCCGCGGAGTCCGACGAGGTCGCCGAGGCCATTGCGGCCGAGGAGGCGCTTGAGGCAGTCGAGAGCGCTGAGGCCGCCGAGACCGAAGAGGTCGCCGAGGCTGCCCCGGCGCCGGCCGCCGAGGAGGAGGCTCCCGCCGGCCGTCCGCGCCGCCGGGCCACCCGCCGCGCCTCCGCGCCCGCGGGGACGCCGCCTACCGCCGAGGCCGTCGAGACCGTGGTCCCGGCCGTGGCCGAGACCGGGCAGCCCGCTGCCGTCGCCGAGGGCGGCGAGGTCGTCGTGGGGGAGGAGGCCGCGCCGCGCCGCGTGCGCCGCCGTGCCACGCGCAGCGTCTCCGCGCCGACCGGTGCCGCTTCGGATGCCGTTTCCGGCGCCGAGGAAGCGCCTGCAGCCACTGAGGCTGCCGTGACTGAGGAGGCAACCGTGACGGAGCAGGCCGCCGAGACCGCGCCCGCCGCCCGTCCGCGCCGCCGGGCCACGCGTCGTGCGTCCGCACCCGCCGGTGCCCCCGCGCCCGCCGAAGCCACCGAGACGGTGGTTCCGGCCGCCGCCGAGTCCGGCACGGCCGCTGCCGTCGAGGCCGACAAGGCCCAGGAGCAGCCCGCCGCCACGGAAGAGGTCCCGGAGGAAGCCGCGCCCGCCGCTCGTACGCGCCGTCGCGCGACCCGCCGCGCCTCCGCGCCCACCGGTGCGCCGAAGGCGGCCGAGTCCGCCGCGGAGATTCCGGCCGCCGCCGAGTCCGCTGCCGCCGAAGCCCCGGCCGCCGCTGCCGAAGCCGCCGCCCCTGCCGAGGCGGGCGGTGACGTCGAGGAGGCCGCTGCGCGTCGTACCCGCCGCCGGGCCACCCGCCGCGCCTCCGCGCCCGCCGGTGAGCCGAAGGCCGCCGACTCCGCCGCTGCAAAGGCCCCGGCCGAGGCCGAGAAGCCCGCTGCCGAGGCTGCTGCCGAGGCGCGCACCCCGGAGGAACCCGTCACCACGCACACCACCGAGCCCGCCCCCGCCGAGGAGCCCGCCCCCCGCCGCTCCCGGCGCCGGGCCGTGCGCCCCGTCTTCGGGTTCGCCGAGGCCGCACAGCCCGCGCAGGCCGCCGAGGCCGAGGCGGCCCCCGAGGCCGAGGCCCCGCGTCGGCCCGCTCGCCCGGCCGTCGCTGTCTTCCAGGCGCCGGTGTTCGCCGAGCCGAAGTTCCAGACCCCGGAGCGCGCCGCCGCCGAGGCCGCGGCGGAGGCCGTCGAGGAGGAGCCCGAGGAGTACGCGGAGGAGCGTGCCGAGGCCGGTGCGCGCCGTCGCCGTCGCCGCCGGGGCGCCGCCGCGGAGGAGACGCGCGCCGTCGAGGGCGAGGAGACCGCCGAGTCCGCCGAGGCCGTTGCTGAAGAGCCGGAAGAGGCGGAAGAGGCCGAGGAGGCCGAAGAGGCGGAGGGCGCCGAGGGCTTCGAGGAGGCCGGTGCGCGCCGCCGTCGCCGTCGGGGCGGCCGGCGCCGCCGCCGCGGTGACGCCGCCGAGGGCGAGGCCGGTGAGGGCGCGGACGCCGAGGCCGAGGAACTGGCCGCCGAGCAGGCCGCGCAGGACGCCGAGGACACCGCCGAGCAGGAGGAAGAGGACGCCGAGGAGGCCCACGACGAGAGCGCCGGTTCCACCTCCGGCAGCCGCCGTCGCCGCCGTCGCCGGCGCCGGGCCGGTGACACCTCCGCCGACAACGAGCCCGGCGAGGGTGACCCCGAGCGCACGGTCGTCAAGGTCCGCGAGCCCCGCAAGCCCGCCGAGCCCTCCGACGAGGTGCAGTCCATCAAGGGCTCGACCCGTCTGGAGGCCAAGAAGCAGCGCCGCCGGGAAGGCCGTGAGCAGGGCCGCCGGCGCGTTCCGATCATCACCGAGGCCGAGTTCCTGGCCCGCCGCGAGGCCGTCGAGCGCGTGATGGTCGTGCGCCAGCACGGCGAGCGCACGCAGATCGGCGTCCTCGAGGACGGCGTGCTCGTCGAGCACTACGTCAACAAGGAGCAGTCGACCTCGTACGTCGGCAATGTCTACCTGGGCAAGGTCCAGAACGTGCTGCCGTCGATGGAGGCCGCCTTCATCGACATCGGCAAGGGCCGCAACGCCGTTCTGTACGCCGGTGAGGTCAACTTCGAGGCGCTGGGCATGGCCAACGGCCCGCGTCGTATCGAGTCGGCGCTCAAGTCCGGCCAGTCCGTGCTCGTCCAGGTCACCAAGGACCCGATCGGGCACAAGGGCGCGCGTCTGACCAGCCAGGTCTCCCTGCCGGGCCGCTACCTCGTGTACGTCCCCGAGGGCTCCATGACCGGCATCAGCCGCAAGCTGCCCGACACCGAGCGGGCTCGGCTGAAGACCATCCTCAAGAAGATCGTCCCCGAGGACGCGGGCGTCATCGTGCGCACCGCCGCCGAGGGCGCGAGCGAGGACGAGCTGCGCCGGGACGTCGAGCGGCTGCAGGCGCAGTGGGAGGACATCCAGAAGAAGTCGAAGAACGGCAACGCCCCGACGCTGCTGTACGGCGAGCCGGACATGACCGTCCGGGTCGTGCGCGACATCTTCAACGAGGACTTCTCCAAGGTCGTCGTCAGCGGTGACGACGCCTGGGAGACGATCCACGGGTACGTCTCGCACGTCGCGCCGGACCTGGCCGGCCGGCTGTCGAAGTGGACCTCCGAGGTCGACGCCTTCGCCACCTACCGGATCGACGAGCAGCTCGCCAAGGCGCTGGACCGCAAGGTCTGGCTGCCCAGCGGCGGTTCGCTG
Above is a genomic segment from Streptomyces fodineus containing:
- a CDS encoding TIGR03936 family radical SAM-associated protein; this translates as MQRIRLRYTKRGRLRFTSHRDFQRAFERALRRAEVPMAYSAGFTPHPKVSYANAAPTGTGSEAEYLEIALTTRRDPETLRVLLDESLPTGLDIVEAVEARSSGLADRLTASVWELRLDGVDPADAGRAVEAFNRAGTVEVQRMTKNGVRTFDARPAVVSLETHGAPADRPTDQPCAILRLVVRHVTPAVRPDDVLSGLRAVADLAPPVPAAVTRLAQGLLDEETGTVTDPLALDREAAEALTAAPAAAATAPDGSA
- a CDS encoding ribonuclease E/G is translated as MLEPTEPHEGSELNTPSDTLPPRRRRRAASRPAGPPAAAEAPTEVTLPAIPAAESDEVAEAIAAEEALEAVESAEAAETEEVAEAAPAPAAEEEAPAGRPRRRATRRASAPAGTPPTAEAVETVVPAVAETGQPAAVAEGGEVVVGEEAAPRRVRRRATRSVSAPTGAASDAVSGAEEAPAATEAAVTEEATVTEQAAETAPAARPRRRATRRASAPAGAPAPAEATETVVPAAAESGTAAAVEADKAQEQPAATEEVPEEAAPAARTRRRATRRASAPTGAPKAAESAAEIPAAAESAAAEAPAAAAEAAAPAEAGGDVEEAAARRTRRRATRRASAPAGEPKAADSAAAKAPAEAEKPAAEAAAEARTPEEPVTTHTTEPAPAEEPAPRRSRRRAVRPVFGFAEAAQPAQAAEAEAAPEAEAPRRPARPAVAVFQAPVFAEPKFQTPERAAAEAAAEAVEEEPEEYAEERAEAGARRRRRRRGAAAEETRAVEGEETAESAEAVAEEPEEAEEAEEAEEAEGAEGFEEAGARRRRRRGGRRRRRGDAAEGEAGEGADAEAEELAAEQAAQDAEDTAEQEEEDAEEAHDESAGSTSGSRRRRRRRRRAGDTSADNEPGEGDPERTVVKVREPRKPAEPSDEVQSIKGSTRLEAKKQRRREGREQGRRRVPIITEAEFLARREAVERVMVVRQHGERTQIGVLEDGVLVEHYVNKEQSTSYVGNVYLGKVQNVLPSMEAAFIDIGKGRNAVLYAGEVNFEALGMANGPRRIESALKSGQSVLVQVTKDPIGHKGARLTSQVSLPGRYLVYVPEGSMTGISRKLPDTERARLKTILKKIVPEDAGVIVRTAAEGASEDELRRDVERLQAQWEDIQKKSKNGNAPTLLYGEPDMTVRVVRDIFNEDFSKVVVSGDDAWETIHGYVSHVAPDLAGRLSKWTSEVDAFATYRIDEQLAKALDRKVWLPSGGSLVIDRTEAMVVVDVNTGKFTGQGGNLEETVTRNNLEAAEEIVRQLRLRDLGGIIVIDFIDMVLESNRDLVLRRLLECLGRDRTKHQVAEVTSLGLVQMTRKRVGQGLLESFSETCVHCNGRGVIVHMEQPAAAGGGGGKRKKRGRGGEAPEHVHETAAVAVETGEAVEPEVETAAEVAAEIAEPVTLPAPDFAPDEELYSSVAEAEAAATRGRTRRRASRRASAPAGAPKAEAPREKAPRAKAAAAAEAPTAQHVTAEEAAARPVRPEPAAEALAVPTAVEDQMVPAPQAEAVEEAAPQGRTRRRATRKVSAPAGSPAGAEATVVTVPETAPAAEAPVAQPAVEAPAAQAPAAAAVEEAPEPAAPARPRRRAVRKVGTPTATAEAAVVVVPSVPSEEAPAAEEVVAAEAPAAEEAAPAKKAARKTAKKATAKKAAAKKTVAKKAVAKKTAAKKTTAKKAAKTAAAKSTAKKTTTVSAAADVADEG